Part of the Acetomicrobium sp. S15 = DSM 107314 genome is shown below.
AGGCGTGCACGCCGGTGAGGCGAGAAAAAAGGGCGCTCTTGCCCACGTTCGGATTTCCCATCAGCAGGATGCGTCCTTTGTATCCGGCCTTCCCTTCCGTTGCGGAAGCGAGTGGGCATAACTCCTTGTTCTGGCAGCAGCTGCACCCCTTCATTCGTTTTCCTCCCTGGAAGCTGGCCGCACTTTTATTTTAGCGGAGATGCCATGGCCTATCGCGATCTGCCTTCCGTCCAGCGATACGGTTATGGGGCCATGGAACGGCATCCCGTAGACTTTTCGGATCCGCTTGCCTGGTCGCAACCCCATAGCCTCGAGTCTCCTGCCGCTCTCCCCGTGCGGTAGCGACGATATATACGCCTCGGCTTCGTCCGGCAGTTCGTTCAACGACACCTCCACGTTCATCTCCACCTTCTGTTTGTTAGTTGTTTTTGTTGGTAAGCGTCGCTTAAGGATGAATCAAAAGTTAGG
Proteins encoded:
- a CDS encoding FeoA family protein, whose translation is MNVEVSLNELPDEAEAYISSLPHGESGRRLEAMGLRPGKRIRKVYGMPFHGPITVSLDGRQIAIGHGISAKIKVRPASREENE